The proteins below are encoded in one region of Prosthecobacter dejongeii:
- a CDS encoding sulfatase family protein, protein MKPLLGLLAFCLALVAVPHAAHSAPPNVVYLISDDHAWTDYGFMGHQQIETPNLDKLAARSALFSRGYVPTALCRPALMTFANGLYSHQHKTTGNDPTPLPSMTGKGKKGKGKGKADAEPAEYAALREQLISHVEQHPTIAGELQKLGYLTFQSGKWWEGSPARGGFTAGMTRGFPQPGGRHGDDGLKVGREGLEPVFGYIDQALAAKKPFFLWYAPMMPHTPHTPPDRLFQKYKAKGIKSDHVARYYAMVEWFDETCGQLIDKIEEKGLTENTIFVYVADNGWIQDPNSQGYAPRSKQSANEGGTRQPILFSWPQVIQPGNRGEQLCSSIDIMPTVLAAVGAEIPKSLPGLNLLPVLKSGEPTPRKEVFGETFAHDVVSIEKPEETLLYRWVVDGKWKLLLTYDGKLDRYASSHPRTEKRPQLFDLLADPHEDVNLAAQNPEVVQRLADKLQAWWPVTERQVLTKWTDEPGVWRE, encoded by the coding sequence ATGAAACCTCTCCTTGGTCTTTTGGCTTTTTGTCTGGCTCTCGTGGCTGTGCCTCATGCGGCCCATTCGGCCCCGCCTAACGTGGTGTATCTCATCTCAGATGACCACGCGTGGACGGATTATGGATTCATGGGGCATCAACAGATCGAGACGCCGAACTTGGATAAACTCGCAGCCCGCAGCGCGCTCTTCTCCAGGGGTTATGTGCCCACCGCTCTGTGTCGTCCGGCTTTGATGACCTTCGCCAATGGGCTCTATTCTCACCAGCACAAGACCACCGGCAATGACCCCACCCCGCTGCCCTCCATGACGGGCAAAGGCAAGAAGGGAAAAGGCAAAGGCAAGGCCGATGCGGAGCCGGCCGAATACGCGGCCCTGCGTGAGCAACTGATCTCGCATGTGGAGCAGCACCCCACCATCGCAGGCGAGCTGCAAAAGCTGGGATACCTGACCTTTCAATCTGGCAAATGGTGGGAGGGCAGTCCTGCACGCGGGGGCTTCACGGCGGGCATGACCCGTGGTTTCCCCCAGCCGGGCGGTCGTCACGGGGACGACGGTCTGAAGGTGGGCCGTGAGGGGCTGGAGCCTGTGTTTGGCTACATTGACCAAGCGCTCGCCGCGAAGAAACCTTTCTTCCTCTGGTATGCGCCCATGATGCCTCACACCCCGCACACGCCGCCGGATCGGTTGTTCCAAAAATACAAGGCCAAGGGCATCAAGTCAGATCACGTGGCCAGGTATTATGCGATGGTGGAATGGTTCGATGAAACCTGCGGGCAGCTCATCGATAAGATCGAAGAAAAAGGACTCACTGAAAACACCATCTTTGTGTATGTGGCGGACAATGGCTGGATTCAGGACCCCAACAGCCAGGGGTATGCACCTCGGTCAAAGCAGTCGGCCAATGAAGGCGGCACCCGCCAGCCCATCCTGTTTAGCTGGCCGCAGGTGATCCAGCCGGGCAACCGGGGAGAGCAGCTTTGCTCCAGCATCGACATCATGCCCACTGTGCTGGCCGCTGTGGGGGCAGAGATCCCGAAAAGCCTACCTGGGCTGAACCTGCTGCCCGTGCTGAAATCTGGCGAGCCGACCCCGCGCAAGGAAGTCTTTGGCGAAACCTTTGCTCACGATGTGGTGAGCATTGAGAAACCCGAAGAGACACTGCTTTATCGCTGGGTGGTGGATGGCAAATGGAAGCTGCTGCTGACCTACGATGGCAAACTGGACCGCTATGCCAGCAGCCACCCACGCACGGAAAAGCGCCCGCAGCTTTTTGATCTGCTGGCAGACCCGCATGAGGATGTGAACCTAGCCGCGCAGAACCCTGAGGTGGTGCAGCGCCTGGCGGATAAACTCCAGGCCTGGTGGCCCGTGACGGAGCGGCAGGTGCTGACGAAGTGGACCGATGAGCCGGGTGTCTGGCGCGAGTGA
- a CDS encoding sulfatase family protein — protein MKRFLLLLSLLVSWQAAAAAPAKPNILFVFADDWGRYASIYAEVNGKGGINDAVRTPHFDKIAKKGVLFRHAHVNAPSCTPCRSSLLSGQYFWRTGRGAILRGAVWDEKIPAYPLLLRDAGYHIGKSHKVWGPGTPSDAPYGGQRYAFQKAGGKFNNFSENVTEAVAAGKPLAAAKQALYDEVRGNFQDFLQANDGQKPFCYWFGPTNVHRTWIKGSGKALWNLDPEALKGKMPPYLPDVPEVREDLTDYFGEVAALDQGIGVLLDELEKSGQMDNTLIVISGDHGAPGFPHGKCNLYGFGTGVSLSITGPGVQGGRVVDDFVNLTDLAPTFLEAAGLPIPEVMTGRSLWPILKSNQQGWVDASRTWVVTGRERHVESARADFSPYPQRALHTAEHLFIINFRPDRWPLGDPYRLDGTDEPTAQEITEVTRTTHPDDDAGPTKAWLVGVRNTAQWKSHYEWVYGKRPKYELYDLKKDPHETNNVAEDPAYAEVKTRLEKQLMDELSRTGDPRLINEGAYYENPPLAGPVTEPAEGKKKGRGKKGMPASE, from the coding sequence GTGAAACGCTTCCTCCTTCTTCTTTCCCTGCTGGTGTCTTGGCAGGCTGCTGCTGCGGCTCCAGCCAAGCCTAACATTCTGTTTGTCTTTGCCGACGACTGGGGTCGCTATGCCAGCATTTACGCGGAGGTGAATGGCAAAGGTGGGATCAATGATGCGGTGCGCACGCCGCACTTTGACAAGATCGCGAAGAAGGGCGTGCTCTTCCGCCATGCGCATGTGAATGCGCCTTCCTGCACGCCCTGCCGCAGTTCACTGCTTTCAGGGCAGTATTTCTGGCGCACAGGCCGGGGGGCGATCTTGCGCGGGGCAGTCTGGGATGAGAAGATTCCCGCTTACCCGCTGCTGCTGCGAGATGCAGGCTACCACATCGGCAAGAGTCACAAAGTCTGGGGGCCAGGCACTCCCTCAGATGCGCCTTATGGGGGCCAGCGTTATGCCTTTCAAAAAGCCGGAGGGAAGTTTAACAACTTCTCGGAAAACGTCACGGAAGCCGTCGCTGCGGGCAAACCGCTGGCGGCTGCCAAGCAGGCGCTGTACGATGAAGTGCGGGGCAATTTCCAAGACTTCCTCCAGGCGAATGACGGCCAAAAACCCTTCTGCTACTGGTTCGGCCCCACGAACGTGCACCGCACCTGGATCAAGGGCAGCGGCAAGGCCCTGTGGAATCTGGACCCCGAAGCACTGAAGGGAAAGATGCCACCTTACCTGCCGGACGTGCCGGAGGTGCGCGAAGACCTGACCGATTATTTCGGGGAGGTGGCAGCGCTGGATCAGGGCATCGGTGTGTTGCTGGATGAACTGGAGAAATCCGGTCAAATGGACAACACCCTCATTGTCATCAGCGGGGACCACGGCGCACCGGGTTTCCCCCACGGCAAATGCAATCTTTATGGCTTCGGCACGGGCGTCAGTCTTTCCATCACTGGACCTGGCGTGCAAGGCGGGCGTGTGGTGGATGACTTTGTGAATCTGACGGATCTCGCCCCCACCTTTCTGGAGGCGGCGGGGCTACCGATCCCTGAGGTGATGACCGGGCGCAGCCTGTGGCCGATTTTGAAGTCTAACCAACAAGGTTGGGTAGATGCCTCACGCACCTGGGTGGTGACGGGACGTGAGCGGCATGTGGAGAGTGCGCGGGCAGATTTCAGCCCTTACCCGCAGCGCGCCCTGCACACGGCAGAGCACCTTTTCATTATCAACTTCCGCCCAGACCGCTGGCCCCTGGGAGATCCCTACCGCCTGGATGGCACGGATGAACCGACCGCACAGGAGATCACCGAAGTCACGCGCACCACGCATCCGGATGATGATGCAGGCCCCACCAAAGCCTGGCTGGTGGGCGTGAGAAACACCGCCCAGTGGAAGTCCCACTACGAATGGGTCTATGGCAAGCGGCCCAAGTATGAGCTGTATGACCTGAAGAAAGACCCGCATGAAACCAATAACGTGGCCGAGGATCCCGCCTACGCGGAGGTGAAGACACGGCTGGAAAAACAACTCATGGATGAACTGAGCCGGACCGGCGATCCGCGCTTGATCAATGAGGGGGCCTATTATGAAAACCCACCCCTGGCTGGGCCTGTGACAGAGCCCGCTGAAGGCAAAAAGAAGGGCCGGGGCAAAAAGGGGATGCCCGCCAGCGAATAA
- a CDS encoding sulfatase family protein, whose translation MKRILVLLGSLNLLLLTATAEEKRPNILFAIADDWGAHAGVYGTPWVKTPGFDRIAKEGLLFKHAYTPVAKCAPSRAIVLTGRHAWQNEEAGNHMAYFPAKLKSWPEVLTEKGWHMGITGKGWGPGSAQNAAGKPRQITGKPFNKRKAQGLTEEIANNDYASNFVDFLEAAPKEGPWCFWYGSTEPHRGYEFQSGVKKGGKKLTDIDRVPAYWPDTETVRHDMLDYALEVEHTDQHLVRMIAELEKRGQLDNTLIIVTSDHGMPFPRGKGYAYSASNHVPLAIRWPGGVKNPGRVIEDFVNFTDIAATLLDVAGIAEKDSGMMPITGRSWREIWESEKAGQVIASRDHTLIGKERTDVGRPQDQGYPIRGIVTEDTLYLKNYEPTRWPAGNPETGYLDTDGGPTKSLILEMGRKDRKDKFWQLNFGLRPGEELYDLSVDSDCVHNLAGESVHVERIRSLQERLTTELKAQGDPRMFGQGKVFDEYPVTSGTGFYEKWMRGEKPKANWVNETDFEKAPLTAP comes from the coding sequence ATGAAGCGCATTCTTGTTCTGCTCGGCTCGTTGAATCTCCTCTTGCTGACTGCGACAGCGGAGGAAAAACGGCCTAACATTTTATTTGCCATCGCGGATGACTGGGGTGCGCATGCGGGTGTTTATGGCACCCCCTGGGTGAAGACCCCGGGGTTTGATCGCATCGCCAAAGAAGGGCTGCTTTTTAAACATGCCTACACCCCCGTGGCAAAGTGCGCGCCCTCACGGGCCATCGTGCTCACGGGACGCCATGCCTGGCAGAATGAGGAGGCGGGAAACCACATGGCCTATTTCCCGGCCAAGTTGAAAAGCTGGCCGGAAGTCCTGACTGAAAAGGGCTGGCACATGGGCATCACCGGCAAAGGCTGGGGACCCGGCAGCGCCCAAAATGCGGCTGGCAAGCCCCGCCAGATCACGGGCAAGCCCTTCAATAAACGCAAGGCTCAGGGGCTGACGGAGGAGATCGCGAACAACGATTATGCTTCCAACTTTGTGGACTTCCTAGAGGCTGCCCCCAAGGAAGGGCCCTGGTGCTTTTGGTACGGTTCCACCGAACCTCATCGCGGTTACGAGTTCCAGTCAGGCGTCAAGAAAGGCGGCAAGAAGCTCACAGACATTGACCGCGTGCCCGCCTACTGGCCAGATACCGAAACAGTGCGCCATGACATGCTGGATTACGCCCTGGAAGTGGAGCACACGGATCAGCACCTAGTGCGCATGATCGCCGAGCTGGAAAAGCGCGGGCAACTGGACAACACGCTCATCATTGTGACCAGTGATCACGGCATGCCTTTCCCGCGCGGGAAGGGGTATGCTTACTCGGCCTCGAACCATGTGCCACTCGCCATCCGCTGGCCAGGTGGGGTGAAAAATCCGGGCCGGGTGATCGAGGACTTTGTCAACTTTACCGACATCGCCGCCACGTTGCTGGATGTGGCTGGCATTGCCGAAAAAGACAGCGGCATGATGCCCATCACCGGGCGCAGTTGGCGGGAGATCTGGGAGAGTGAAAAGGCTGGGCAGGTCATCGCCTCCCGTGACCACACGCTCATCGGCAAAGAACGCACGGATGTGGGGCGGCCCCAGGATCAAGGGTACCCCATCCGTGGCATCGTCACTGAGGACACGCTGTATCTGAAGAACTATGAGCCCACCCGCTGGCCGGCGGGGAATCCTGAAACGGGTTACCTGGATACGGATGGTGGACCGACCAAATCGCTCATCCTGGAGATGGGGCGCAAGGACCGGAAAGATAAGTTCTGGCAGTTGAACTTCGGCCTTCGTCCGGGAGAAGAGCTCTATGATCTGAGCGTGGACTCCGACTGCGTGCATAACCTCGCAGGTGAGTCTGTGCATGTGGAGCGCATCCGTTCCTTGCAGGAGCGTTTGACCACGGAGCTGAAGGCGCAGGGAGATCCCCGCATGTTTGGCCAGGGCAAAGTCTTCGATGAATATCCGGTGACGAGTGGCACTGGCTTT